One segment of Marvinbryantia formatexigens DSM 14469 DNA contains the following:
- a CDS encoding sugar phosphate nucleotidyltransferase, which produces MNSEKRRTALVIMAAGIGARFGGGIKQLAPVGPCGEIIMDYSIHDAIEAGFNKIVFIIRKDIEKDFREVIGNRIEEVCRKADVEVAYTFQSLEDLPEGVTVPEGRTKPWGTGQAVLCCRDIIKEPFAVINADDYYGKQAYIRLHDFLQEYSPEEPYRFCMAGFILKNTLSDNGGVTRGICRVNENGFLEDVVETHDIVKTAQGAEADGVPVDTGSHVSMNMWGLTPEFMGLLEEGFTSFFRDISGKELKAEYLLPTYIGELLREKKVTVEMLETTDKWFGVTYKDDKPAVMEAFKKLIADGVYREDLFSDM; this is translated from the coding sequence GTACAGCGTTGGTTATTATGGCTGCCGGAATCGGGGCACGCTTTGGAGGCGGAATCAAGCAGCTTGCGCCGGTCGGACCCTGCGGGGAGATTATCATGGATTACTCCATTCATGATGCGATTGAGGCGGGATTTAATAAAATCGTTTTTATTATCCGCAAAGATATTGAAAAGGATTTCCGGGAGGTTATCGGAAACCGCATTGAGGAGGTCTGCCGGAAGGCGGATGTGGAGGTGGCATACACCTTCCAGTCACTGGAGGATCTGCCGGAGGGGGTAACTGTTCCGGAAGGACGCACAAAGCCCTGGGGGACGGGGCAGGCGGTGCTCTGCTGCAGGGATATTATCAAAGAGCCGTTTGCGGTGATAAATGCGGACGATTATTATGGAAAGCAGGCATACATCAGACTGCATGATTTTCTGCAGGAGTATTCTCCCGAAGAGCCGTACCGCTTCTGTATGGCGGGCTTTATTCTGAAAAATACCCTCAGTGATAACGGCGGCGTGACGCGCGGAATCTGCCGTGTGAATGAGAATGGCTTTCTGGAGGACGTGGTGGAGACGCATGATATCGTAAAGACTGCGCAGGGGGCTGAGGCGGATGGCGTCCCGGTGGACACCGGAAGTCACGTTTCCATGAATATGTGGGGACTGACGCCGGAGTTTATGGGATTGCTGGAAGAGGGCTTTACGTCATTTTTCCGCGACATTTCCGGGAAGGAATTAAAGGCGGAGTATCTGCTTCCGACATACATAGGAGAGCTTCTGCGCGAGAAAAAAGTGACGGTGGAGATGCTGGAGACGACGGATAAGTGGTTTGGCGTTACCTACAAGGACGATAAACCTGCGGTGATGGAAGCCTTTAAAAAGCTGATTGCGGACGGAGTATACCGGGAAGATCTGTTTTCCGATATGTAA
- the rpsT gene encoding 30S ribosomal protein S20, protein MANIKSAKKRILVNRTKAMRNKSIKSGVKTAIKKVEAAVAAQDKAAASEALLSATSVIDKAAKKGVYHKNNAARKVSRLAKLVNNM, encoded by the coding sequence TTGGCTAACATTAAATCTGCGAAAAAGCGTATTCTGGTAAACAGAACAAAGGCTATGCGCAACAAGTCCATCAAATCCGGCGTTAAGACAGCTATAAAGAAAGTAGAAGCTGCCGTTGCCGCACAGGATAAGGCTGCTGCCAGCGAGGCTCTGCTGTCTGCTACATCTGTTATTGACAAAGCAGCAAAGAAGGGCGTTTACCATAAAAATAATGCTGCAAGAAAAGTTTCCCGTTTAGCGAAGCTTGTAAATAATATGTAA